One segment of bacterium DNA contains the following:
- a CDS encoding EscU/YscU/HrcU family type III secretion system export apparatus switch protein, which yields MNSTKKEKVAIALDYSAGENAPKVSCIGRGKVSQEMTRTALRYGVPIEESQQVVKQACKLQSGKEIPEELYEEVAKLLVEIEKYT from the coding sequence ATGAATTCAACAAAAAAAGAAAAAGTTGCAATTGCACTGGATTATTCAGCCGGGGAAAATGCGCCAAAAGTTTCTTGTATTGGGCGCGGTAAAGTTTCTCAGGAAATGACGCGCACGGCGCTCCGCTATGGGGTGCCGATTGAAGAAAGTCAGCAAGTGGTAAAACAAGCTTGTAAGTTGCAGTCGGGGAAAGAAATTCCTGAAGAGCTGTATGAGGAAGTTGCCAAGTTACTTGTTGAGATTGAAAAGTATACGTAG
- a CDS encoding GAF domain-containing protein produces the protein MHDWYLNIRRSLKRRMTARELVLKAAELIGLESGCALTIVSTEFPEKRLITWIHDQLEITNDQDLKVLSDEITTELKHTLQPFELAKFGNAAKRSVVDKLFNLNLAQALAIPLVFNDEYLGAIQVYFSEPSQIAWDSIREGLDELAEVMAISLVKNSAAETTPSLRSKEIATSPKIPAENTAASDESESRYRRLVEHSDAIIFHSDPEQKLTFVSRRALDFFGMNPEDIRGVSRVHWFDFVHPDDQDRVKTLATEMRDARSSFDQEFRVINRVSGNVRWLFVRLVPVYENQKLTGWDGFGIDITSRREAQESLVVQNRKIRALYTVSSAIRGFLDPHNIAERGLVALCDATRADAGLCFLFAPNVKTKKNFFAAHGFQENLQTNSRVLKNLETAARQVATHGQALAIPDIRLDPRIDIILSEEESLHSALFVPITVEDETLGTICIFSKKATAFDGGDVMLVSSAASQIGLAARQANLFTVYRRQTKNLAALYRMSHELSRNLSTDDIFLNAFTIIRDELGLKRLWLGLVNETGSRIVGQSAYGPGLRRRLVEVNIEITGANNAIATAVKTREPVIIDKPEEARLQFGDRKIFSRLAISSVVVMPLLAGGQVLGVLAVQPSVDDRGFGDDDITLLKSLANEIAAVLLAKRFELRMAEGERMRTAGLLAAGIAHNFNNLLQAILGQASLLELQAKVPEKVVRASELITEAATRGAQLVKQLMSFAQLERPERETADLNYILQGIVESLPEQVRAKRTVKIRPGKELPNIYVDPGQLKQVIASIITNAYEATAEGGVIEISSEKVRLDQDSGERNLPYGQYVRISIRDNGAGMDEDTKRRCFEPFFTTKNLDPGTGLSLSGNGMGLAAAYTLMKRNGGSLTVESRIGIGTEFILHLPVSEGTSLIPGLSAGIVLPGSSAEDVVKNLAANQNGAKSKDNQELQPRSPGTTRELR, from the coding sequence ATGCACGATTGGTATCTGAATATACGTCGGTCATTAAAACGACGGATGACAGCGCGTGAGCTTGTGCTCAAAGCCGCTGAGCTAATTGGCCTAGAGTCAGGCTGTGCGCTGACGATTGTCTCCACTGAATTCCCAGAAAAACGCCTGATTACCTGGATCCATGACCAGCTTGAAATCACTAACGACCAAGATCTTAAAGTTTTAAGCGATGAGATTACGACAGAGCTTAAACACACACTGCAACCCTTTGAGCTGGCGAAGTTTGGTAATGCAGCCAAACGTAGCGTCGTCGATAAATTATTCAATCTCAACCTTGCACAAGCACTGGCCATCCCACTGGTCTTTAACGACGAATACTTAGGTGCGATTCAAGTTTATTTTTCTGAGCCAAGTCAAATCGCTTGGGATTCAATCCGTGAAGGATTAGATGAACTTGCTGAGGTGATGGCGATTTCATTAGTCAAAAACTCAGCTGCTGAGACAACGCCGAGCTTGCGCTCAAAAGAAATTGCTACAAGCCCAAAAATTCCCGCAGAAAATACTGCCGCTAGTGATGAGTCAGAATCGCGTTATCGCCGCTTAGTTGAACATTCTGATGCAATTATTTTTCACTCCGACCCAGAACAGAAGCTGACCTTTGTCAGTCGCCGGGCCTTGGATTTCTTTGGCATGAACCCCGAAGACATTCGCGGGGTCAGTCGTGTGCATTGGTTTGATTTTGTCCATCCTGACGATCAAGATCGGGTTAAAACGCTAGCCACAGAAATGCGCGATGCGCGCTCAAGTTTTGACCAGGAATTTCGGGTGATCAATCGCGTCTCTGGAAATGTGCGCTGGTTATTTGTGCGCCTTGTGCCGGTTTACGAAAATCAAAAATTAACTGGCTGGGACGGCTTTGGAATTGATATTACATCACGACGCGAGGCTCAGGAATCACTTGTTGTGCAGAATCGTAAGATTCGCGCACTCTATACGGTTTCTTCGGCAATTCGTGGTTTCTTAGATCCACATAACATTGCCGAACGCGGACTGGTGGCACTCTGTGATGCGACTCGCGCTGATGCAGGGCTGTGCTTTTTATTTGCGCCGAATGTAAAAACTAAGAAAAATTTCTTTGCTGCTCATGGGTTTCAAGAAAATCTGCAGACAAATTCTCGTGTGCTTAAAAACCTCGAAACAGCAGCGCGGCAAGTTGCCACCCACGGTCAAGCGCTAGCAATTCCTGATATTCGCCTCGATCCGCGCATCGATATCATCCTTTCTGAAGAAGAAAGCCTACATAGTGCGCTCTTTGTGCCAATTACAGTTGAAGACGAGACGCTGGGAACAATTTGTATTTTTAGCAAAAAAGCCACTGCTTTTGATGGTGGCGATGTGATGTTGGTTTCATCTGCCGCCTCGCAGATTGGACTAGCCGCGCGCCAAGCCAATTTATTTACCGTCTATCGCCGACAGACAAAAAATTTAGCTGCGCTTTATCGCATGAGCCATGAGCTTTCACGCAATCTCTCCACCGATGATATTTTCCTTAACGCCTTTACGATTATCCGCGATGAGCTTGGTCTAAAACGACTCTGGTTAGGACTTGTCAATGAAACTGGCTCGCGCATTGTTGGGCAATCAGCTTATGGACCGGGGCTACGTCGCAGGCTAGTTGAAGTTAATATCGAAATTACCGGTGCAAATAATGCCATTGCCACCGCCGTAAAAACACGTGAACCAGTAATTATTGATAAACCCGAAGAAGCGCGTCTGCAATTTGGAGATCGTAAAATTTTCTCCCGTCTGGCAATTAGTTCAGTAGTGGTGATGCCACTCTTAGCGGGTGGGCAAGTGCTGGGAGTGCTTGCCGTGCAGCCTTCTGTCGATGATCGCGGTTTTGGCGATGACGATATTACACTCTTAAAAAGTTTAGCCAATGAAATCGCCGCCGTTTTATTAGCTAAACGCTTTGAATTACGTATGGCCGAAGGCGAAAGAATGCGCACCGCGGGCCTACTTGCGGCAGGCATTGCGCATAATTTTAATAACTTGCTCCAGGCGATCTTAGGCCAAGCTTCGTTACTTGAGCTCCAAGCTAAAGTGCCGGAAAAAGTAGTGCGTGCTTCAGAATTAATCACTGAAGCTGCAACTCGCGGGGCACAGCTCGTAAAGCAATTGATGAGTTTTGCTCAACTTGAGCGTCCAGAACGCGAGACTGCAGATTTAAATTATATTTTACAGGGCATTGTCGAAAGTCTTCCGGAGCAAGTGCGAGCGAAGCGCACCGTGAAGATTCGTCCCGGTAAGGAGCTGCCCAACATTTACGTCGACCCAGGACAACTCAAGCAAGTGATTGCAAGTATCATCACCAATGCCTACGAAGCCACGGCTGAGGGTGGCGTGATTGAAATTAGCTCTGAAAAAGTCAGGCTCGACCAAGATAGTGGCGAGCGCAATTTGCCTTATGGTCAATATGTGCGCATCTCAATTCGCGATAACGGTGCGGGGATGGATGAAGATACTAAGCGCCGTTGCTTTGAGCCTTTCTTTACTACAAAAAATCTCGATCCTGGCACGGGCTTGAGTTTGTCGGGTAATGGCATGGGGCTTGCTGCAGCCTATACATTAATGAAGCGTAACGGCGGTTCACTTACGGTGGAAAGCCGCATCGGCATAGGCACAGAATTTATTCTACACCTGCCCGTCAGTGAGGGAACTAGTTTAATTCCGGGACTTAGCGCAGGAATTGTTTTACCGGGAAGTTCTGCAGAAGATGTGGTTAAGAATTTAGCTGCAAATCAAAATGGCGCAAAGTCAAAAGACAATCAAGAACTGCAGCCACGCTCGCCAGGTACAACTCGGGAGTTGCGCTAA
- a CDS encoding EscU/YscU/HrcU family type III secretion system export apparatus switch protein, translating to MALEKKYEPTKKKLTKARRDGDVSRAKELTAAVALTICISCIFLFTNKFKEFQILSEENFSSVRDFSYQNMVLFAKLWLKVVVGIFWVIICPLLVGVFAIELLQVGPGISTKALGCDFSRLSFSAGLKRITGGSAKEYFSEILKTLSATLICIVFIVWSLWLTVGSLNSLTESLNSVNLNEQGYYTQVGNSFIRNFLFNLLSPILAISAILGLVFYWLERRKRRRRLMMDENEFRQEFRESEGDPHIRASRRQQHQEIALYGLTEKVRRAKVLVVGKQ from the coding sequence ATGGCCCTAGAGAAGAAATATGAGCCAACAAAGAAAAAACTAACCAAGGCTAGGCGAGACGGAGACGTGTCTCGGGCAAAGGAGCTTACTGCCGCTGTTGCGCTAACTATTTGTATTTCCTGCATATTTTTATTCACAAATAAATTTAAAGAGTTTCAGATACTTAGTGAGGAAAATTTTAGCAGCGTACGAGACTTTTCCTACCAAAATATGGTATTATTCGCCAAACTTTGGCTTAAGGTAGTTGTTGGAATTTTTTGGGTAATAATTTGCCCCCTACTGGTTGGCGTGTTTGCAATTGAATTGTTGCAAGTTGGACCTGGGATTTCAACTAAAGCACTTGGCTGTGATTTCAGCCGTTTGAGTTTTAGTGCTGGGTTGAAGCGCATTACTGGCGGGAGTGCAAAAGAGTATTTTTCTGAAATCTTAAAGACGCTTAGCGCAACGCTAATTTGCATTGTGTTTATTGTCTGGAGCTTATGGCTTACTGTTGGTTCGCTGAATAGTTTAACCGAGAGTCTAAATTCGGTAAATCTTAACGAGCAGGGATATTATACTCAAGTTGGAAATAGTTTTATCCGAAATTTCTTGTTCAACTTGCTTTCCCCAATACTTGCAATTAGTGCGATACTGGGGTTGGTATTTTATTGGTTGGAACGTCGTAAACGTCGTCGTCGACTGATGATGGATGAAAATGAGTTCCGCCAAGAATTCCGTGAGTCTGAAGGCGACCCGCACATTCGCGCAAGCCGCAGACAGCAACATCAAGAGATTGCGCTGTATGGACTGACCGAGAAAGTGCGCCGCGCCAAAGTGCTAGTAGTAGGGAAGCAGTAG
- a CDS encoding flagellar biosynthetic protein FliR — MASELMQLSLPALAWTAGLVLVRVFCLLSVIPILRSALRPSGILILALVVAVYLLPELELKHAIELNLTTLFYWALQQALLGILWGIPLAIISEVLAVAARMIDFARGANYGEQVNPEIGSQASVLEHLMSPLTLACVFATGGYMVCVDLIAFSFKHFPLSQPLSVVGLGFLFESVRVYSHVFLAAVVIASPVLLFSFVVDLVSGISARMFQGRVSLAAEYTNLKLIAGLGLMLVTLNYELISFGPLLQSLISLRQFRG; from the coding sequence ATGGCCAGCGAACTGATGCAGCTGAGTTTGCCGGCACTTGCTTGGACAGCTGGATTAGTGCTGGTGCGGGTTTTTTGCTTACTGAGCGTAATCCCAATTTTAAGAAGCGCGCTCCGACCGAGTGGGATTTTGATACTTGCGCTTGTGGTGGCAGTTTATCTTTTACCTGAGCTTGAGCTGAAGCATGCAATCGAACTTAACTTGACGACACTTTTTTATTGGGCATTGCAGCAAGCGCTACTGGGGATCCTCTGGGGCATTCCTTTGGCAATTATTAGTGAAGTCTTAGCAGTGGCAGCGCGCATGATTGACTTTGCGCGTGGGGCTAACTACGGCGAGCAAGTTAATCCTGAAATTGGATCGCAAGCCTCGGTTTTAGAGCACCTGATGTCGCCACTTACGCTTGCTTGCGTCTTTGCCACGGGCGGTTACATGGTTTGTGTCGACTTAATTGCATTCTCATTTAAGCACTTCCCGCTTAGTCAGCCTTTGAGTGTTGTGGGCTTGGGCTTCTTGTTTGAGAGCGTGCGAGTTTACTCCCATGTTTTTCTTGCTGCAGTGGTAATTGCTAGTCCAGTTTTATTATTCAGTTTTGTCGTTGACCTAGTCTCGGGGATTAGTGCCAGAATGTTTCAAGGTCGGGTGTCACTTGCCGCTGAATATACCAACCTCAAACTGATTGCGGGCCTAGGGTTAATGTTAGTGACATTGAATTACGAATTAATTTCTTTTGGTCCCTTACTGCAGAGCTTGATTTCACTCAGACAGTTTCGAGGTTGA
- a CDS encoding flagellar biosynthetic protein FliQ: MAVIASAVPLAAAMLVGFVISIFQAVTQIQDQTLSYLPKLAAVCLVFFLLGPVFCQSLLELMDLTFQELPGIFKLG; this comes from the coding sequence ATGGCAGTGATTGCTTCTGCCGTGCCACTTGCTGCGGCAATGTTGGTCGGGTTTGTGATCAGTATTTTTCAGGCAGTCACTCAAATCCAAGATCAAACGCTCAGTTATTTACCAAAACTTGCTGCGGTTTGCCTGGTTTTTTTCCTACTCGGGCCCGTTTTCTGTCAGAGTTTACTGGAGTTAATGGATCTTACTTTCCAGGAACTTCCCGGAATTTTTAAACTAGGGTGA
- a CDS encoding EscR/YscR/HrcR family type III secretion system export apparatus protein, with protein MTGFEVLAQTLATAEKSAPLGFVGVMVFLAMLPFCLLAVTSYLKLSIVFGLLRQALGLQQTPSAAVIGLVSLVLTCHIMQPVVVAIEQKLNLTINSAAPPVGSASMTGSLSEKISAFNVLSSALSPLREFLEAHAFPRERAYFARVDKRCGTGQVAQKKSSAECLAENESYFSLIPAFLISELKSAFAMGVMLFIPFLVIDLVVSNLLVALGMTMVSPMTVALPAKILLFVAADGWFRLTQALVLSYAA; from the coding sequence ATGACAGGATTTGAAGTCTTAGCTCAAACCTTAGCTACTGCAGAGAAGTCAGCACCGCTGGGGTTTGTTGGAGTGATGGTATTTTTGGCAATGCTGCCCTTTTGCTTACTGGCTGTGACGTCTTATCTCAAATTGAGCATTGTTTTTGGTTTACTGCGTCAAGCGTTAGGGTTGCAGCAAACTCCATCTGCAGCAGTGATTGGGTTGGTCTCACTGGTGCTGACTTGTCACATTATGCAGCCTGTTGTCGTCGCGATTGAGCAAAAGCTTAATCTGACAATTAATAGCGCAGCGCCGCCAGTTGGCAGCGCAAGCATGACTGGGAGTTTAAGCGAAAAAATCAGCGCGTTTAATGTCCTCAGTTCAGCACTCAGTCCACTCAGGGAATTTTTAGAAGCCCACGCCTTTCCACGTGAGCGGGCATATTTTGCACGAGTCGACAAACGCTGTGGAACTGGGCAAGTAGCTCAAAAAAAATCTAGTGCAGAGTGCTTAGCCGAGAACGAATCGTATTTTTCTTTAATTCCTGCATTTCTAATTTCAGAATTAAAAAGTGCTTTTGCGATGGGAGTAATGCTCTTTATTCCATTTTTAGTGATTGACTTAGTCGTGAGTAATTTGCTTGTCGCTTTGGGAATGACAATGGTCAGCCCCATGACTGTGGCGCTACCGGCTAAAATATTACTTTTTGTTGCTGCTGATGGTTGGTTTAGATTAACCCAAGCCTTAGTACTAAGTTATGCAGCCTAA
- the pyrF gene encoding orotidine-5'-phosphate decarboxylase yields the protein MTTTSERLIVALDGLSRHEALELAELLSGYVWGFKVNDLLVEYGVQIVKDLKAQGNVFADPKLHDIPNTVANGVRRLVEAGAQIITVHASGAETMIRAAVTQAKSCKIVAVTALTSLSHEECEKTYGKSPANLVKHFATLALNAGAHGIVCSPLELELFPKTENFIRIVPGIRPEWVETTKAAATADDQSRIATPKAALDRGATYLVVGRPITHSNDPVESTKRILGELRG from the coding sequence ATGACGACTACAAGTGAAAGGTTGATTGTTGCCCTCGATGGGCTTTCCCGCCATGAAGCATTAGAACTGGCAGAACTTCTCTCCGGTTATGTCTGGGGCTTTAAAGTCAATGATTTACTGGTTGAGTATGGTGTGCAAATCGTTAAAGACTTGAAGGCTCAGGGTAATGTCTTTGCGGATCCAAAACTACATGACATCCCCAACACTGTCGCTAACGGAGTGCGCCGCTTAGTCGAAGCTGGCGCGCAAATTATCACAGTACATGCCAGTGGCGCGGAAACAATGATTCGTGCAGCAGTTACTCAGGCAAAGTCCTGCAAAATTGTAGCTGTTACTGCGCTAACTTCTCTCTCGCACGAAGAATGCGAAAAAACATATGGCAAGTCTCCGGCAAACCTGGTGAAACACTTTGCCACCTTGGCACTAAACGCGGGCGCGCATGGCATTGTCTGCTCACCACTTGAACTCGAACTATTTCCAAAAACTGAGAATTTCATTCGCATCGTTCCAGGCATTCGCCCAGAATGGGTTGAGACAACAAAAGCCGCCGCAACAGCAGACGATCAAAGCCGCATTGCAACACCAAAAGCTGCGCTCGATCGCGGGGCAACTTATCTTGTCGTGGGACGCCCGATTACTCACTCGAATGATCCCGTGGAGAGCACTAAGCGGATTCTCGGCGAATTAAGAGGGTAA
- a CDS encoding protein kinase, which yields MSDQLIGKYRVIETLGQGSMGVVYKAEDPEIGRLVAIKTLRSVYMGDDSRGNEALARFRQEARSAGKLRHPHIVMIFEAGKTSNGSPYIVMDFIEGTSLDKLIGKDKKLPPKDAIHYLAQIASAIDYAHAQSIIHRDIKPSNVIIDNSRKAHLLDFGVAKLADTSLTPAGTVVGTPSYMSPEQIRGEQLNAAADIFSFAVMVYEALAGVRPFPGKDFTTVVTNIIHNPPLRLFEVGYEGPKEVQQVLDKALSKDRTQRFTNALEFIDKLGKIFSLAIDGSGVIGEATLLPPVSRASGMPGAQPPQDIAVDMTLPLSAPEIRGTMVNLGISPPELAEVKPLESKPSANKPSEIKAPQTTPEASNSNQATATNNKVVDPKVTTENAADKKPAAQSTTTKVATENQPEKQAEKQIPKQSEKPKQRFEPLQPIVTERSEDLPPASPAQQNKVPAKSGSIFIPGLIALCLLGGGGLYYALNQKHATEEETASSSADHSEDSNFTLNEETKVKTPAAETTSTLATTQATTAVTTPTEKPSSATGERSLVELLMLNLTADVAAKLSNNELKILMLGSDLADDVTKLLITELAKRKLSDVSGYIGSIMKHKSFQIRIEALKALAVQPNLTQDQAAISLLSDRLSDPDYLVRGFAAKVIGKSKISQARTALETQLQTEENDTVRQVMSAALESISTT from the coding sequence ATGAGCGATCAATTAATTGGTAAATATCGAGTCATTGAAACTCTCGGCCAAGGTTCGATGGGTGTTGTCTATAAAGCTGAAGATCCAGAAATTGGTCGGCTGGTTGCGATCAAAACACTACGTAGCGTGTATATGGGTGATGATTCGCGAGGCAACGAAGCGCTCGCGCGCTTTCGCCAAGAAGCCCGTTCCGCTGGGAAATTACGCCATCCACATATCGTCATGATTTTTGAGGCTGGAAAAACCTCAAACGGCTCGCCCTATATCGTGATGGATTTCATTGAAGGCACAAGCCTTGATAAATTAATTGGCAAAGATAAAAAATTACCCCCCAAAGATGCGATTCACTATTTAGCCCAAATCGCTAGCGCAATTGATTATGCTCATGCGCAAAGCATTATCCATCGCGACATTAAACCAAGTAACGTCATTATTGATAACTCGCGTAAAGCGCACTTACTTGATTTCGGTGTAGCAAAACTCGCGGATACTTCACTAACCCCAGCGGGCACAGTTGTCGGCACGCCAAGTTACATGTCTCCTGAGCAAATCCGCGGCGAGCAGTTAAATGCTGCGGCTGATATTTTTTCCTTTGCGGTAATGGTTTATGAGGCTCTGGCTGGAGTGCGCCCATTCCCAGGCAAAGATTTCACGACGGTTGTCACTAATATTATCCATAATCCACCGCTACGATTATTTGAAGTTGGCTATGAAGGACCAAAAGAAGTGCAGCAAGTGCTGGATAAGGCGCTCTCTAAAGACCGCACGCAGCGCTTTACGAATGCGCTCGAATTCATCGATAAGTTGGGAAAAATATTTTCACTAGCTATCGATGGCAGTGGTGTAATCGGAGAAGCAACTCTACTTCCGCCTGTATCACGTGCAAGTGGAATGCCCGGTGCGCAACCGCCACAAGATATCGCTGTCGACATGACCTTGCCGCTTAGTGCTCCTGAAATTCGTGGAACAATGGTCAATCTTGGGATTAGCCCACCTGAATTGGCTGAAGTCAAACCCCTTGAATCCAAGCCGAGCGCAAACAAACCAAGCGAAATTAAAGCTCCGCAGACGACCCCCGAGGCAAGCAACTCAAATCAAGCAACTGCCACAAACAACAAAGTGGTCGATCCAAAAGTAACTACTGAAAATGCGGCAGATAAGAAACCTGCAGCGCAATCAACGACAACTAAAGTTGCCACGGAAAATCAACCCGAAAAGCAAGCTGAAAAACAAATTCCAAAGCAAAGCGAAAAGCCGAAACAACGTTTTGAACCACTGCAACCAATCGTTACTGAGCGCAGTGAAGATCTGCCACCAGCGTCTCCTGCACAGCAGAATAAAGTTCCGGCAAAATCAGGTTCAATCTTTATTCCTGGCTTGATTGCACTCTGCTTACTTGGTGGCGGTGGATTATACTATGCGCTGAATCAAAAGCATGCAACCGAGGAAGAAACTGCTTCAAGTTCGGCTGATCACTCTGAAGATTCAAATTTCACCTTAAACGAAGAAACAAAGGTCAAAACTCCAGCAGCTGAAACTACTTCGACGCTAGCTACTACTCAGGCAACAACTGCGGTTACAACGCCCACAGAAAAGCCCAGCAGCGCTACGGGGGAACGCTCATTAGTCGAGCTTTTAATGCTTAATCTTACTGCGGATGTAGCGGCGAAGCTCTCGAACAATGAACTTAAGATTTTAATGCTGGGCTCTGATTTAGCTGACGACGTCACGAAACTTTTAATTACTGAACTTGCCAAGCGTAAGCTCAGCGATGTCTCGGGCTATATTGGTTCAATCATGAAGCATAAAAGCTTTCAGATTCGGATTGAAGCCTTAAAGGCTCTGGCTGTGCAGCCCAATCTTACTCAAGACCAAGCCGCGATAAGCTTATTATCAGATCGCTTAAGTGACCCTGATTATTTGGTGCGTGGCTTTGCCGCAAAGGTGATTGGTAAATCCAAGATCTCGCAGGCGCGAACTGCATTAGAAACGCAGCTCCAAACTGAAGAGAATGACACTGTGCGCCAAGTTATGAGCGCGGCTTTAGAAAGTATCAGTACAACTTAA
- a CDS encoding LysM peptidoglycan-binding domain-containing protein yields the protein MHIQISKILTISVFIFAAIFGLQACQPKRPRPQSSDFAETAYLDHTVRYRGETLGLISLWYTGNTNNWKMIADANPRLKPNQITLGDRIRIPRRYIVESRPLPEGFIAKRLATKTKTTKEVETQVAPTDNTVVEQPQPVENSASENTEMPASDQLPTTEAPQVAVDNNTVQPATGTAPTAGNDAEREKLLEELLAQ from the coding sequence ATGCATATTCAAATTTCTAAAATTCTTACAATCAGTGTTTTTATTTTCGCAGCAATTTTTGGACTACAAGCTTGTCAACCGAAACGCCCCCGACCGCAATCTTCAGACTTCGCTGAAACGGCATATCTCGATCATACCGTTCGCTACCGCGGAGAAACATTAGGCTTAATTTCTCTTTGGTATACAGGGAACACAAATAACTGGAAAATGATTGCTGACGCTAACCCACGCTTAAAGCCAAACCAAATCACACTTGGCGATAGAATTCGCATACCACGCCGCTACATTGTCGAATCTCGCCCACTACCCGAAGGATTTATTGCTAAACGCCTAGCAACAAAAACAAAAACTACTAAAGAAGTAGAAACTCAAGTCGCGCCAACTGATAATACCGTCGTCGAGCAACCTCAACCAGTAGAAAATTCGGCTTCCGAAAATACAGAAATGCCAGCTAGCGATCAGCTTCCCACAACTGAAGCCCCACAAGTTGCAGTGGACAATAACACCGTACAACCAGCCACAGGCACTGCGCCGACAGCTGGTAACGATGCTGAGCGTGAAAAGCTACTGGAAGAACTACTTGCTCAGTAA